One Flavobacteriales bacterium genomic region harbors:
- a CDS encoding RecX family transcriptional regulator — MSVSPEILEKARHYCAYQERCQQEVRKKLYTLGLGRQDVELLIASLITENFINEERFSRAFARGKFRIKRWGKIRINLELKQRNISPYCIRKAMEEIPDDEYQEALDAWILKKAGTSGRSGPAVNKRIADFVIGKGFEPALVWKAVRNILNT; from the coding sequence ATGTCTGTTTCCCCGGAAATACTAGAAAAAGCCCGCCATTATTGTGCTTACCAGGAGCGTTGTCAGCAGGAAGTGCGCAAAAAACTCTATACATTAGGACTGGGCCGCCAGGATGTTGAATTGCTCATCGCCTCCCTGATCACGGAAAACTTTATTAATGAAGAACGGTTTTCACGTGCATTCGCCCGCGGAAAGTTCAGGATAAAGCGTTGGGGTAAGATCCGAATCAACCTGGAGCTCAAACAACGGAACATATCACCATACTGCATCCGAAAGGCCATGGAGGAGATCCCGGATGATGAATACCAGGAAGCGCTGGATGCCTGGATACTTAAAAAGGCAGGAACCTCAGGCCGATCCGGTCCGGCTGTAAACAAACGGATTGCGGATTTTGTGATCGGAAAAGGATTTGAGCCCGCCCTTGTATGGAAAGCTGTCCGGAACATACTCAATACCTGA
- a CDS encoding T9SS type A sorting domain-containing protein, with amino-acid sequence MFRIRLTDLARRTGVFGLLLIICSSGSAQQKATGDGEQLPLVDGSCGSPTGPFFEWDGSSYSNYTQANTAGKCNNNLTAGQTYCYTFLYPSTGSLNLKIYVNGSCGNCDGSFSINSDPACTGGCWGPFSSFSGCTNTLYNSSCSLQESGGFEMGTGCTPAITCNTTFTWCFTVPAGCSTLDICPLSNCSAGSSNCAGGLPVKLMNTLIEEHGEKIFMAWVTGTEENNDYFTVEKSDDGIHYQLLTTVQGSGNSFKPKKYSIYDTEPYHGMNYYRLSQTDYDGKTEVLDHLAVNKDPEGLSISSLYPNPANDLAHVSITTETSEQAQVQIIDMTGRLHYQSFYDLNEGTNVIYLPTNELPQSTYFFRVTTKRGTEYIRFEKVN; translated from the coding sequence ATGTTCAGAATCAGATTAACCGATCTTGCCCGAAGGACAGGCGTGTTTGGGCTCCTGTTGATAATTTGCTCTTCAGGAAGCGCCCAGCAAAAAGCAACGGGCGATGGTGAACAATTGCCACTAGTCGACGGGTCCTGCGGTTCTCCTACAGGTCCGTTCTTCGAATGGGACGGTTCGTCCTACTCCAATTACACACAAGCCAACACAGCAGGTAAATGCAATAATAACCTCACAGCCGGGCAAACATATTGCTATACCTTTCTCTATCCATCCACCGGTAGCCTTAATTTGAAGATTTATGTTAACGGGAGCTGCGGTAATTGTGATGGCAGTTTTAGTATCAATTCCGACCCTGCTTGTACCGGTGGGTGCTGGGGGCCATTTTCCAGTTTCTCAGGTTGCACCAACACCCTTTATAACTCCAGTTGTTCTCTTCAGGAGTCCGGAGGATTTGAGATGGGAACCGGTTGCACCCCAGCCATTACATGTAATACTACTTTCACCTGGTGCTTTACAGTACCAGCAGGTTGCAGCACCCTGGACATATGTCCCTTATCCAACTGTTCGGCAGGTTCCAGCAATTGTGCCGGTGGGTTGCCGGTTAAGCTTATGAATACTCTGATAGAAGAACATGGCGAGAAAATCTTTATGGCTTGGGTAACAGGCACCGAAGAGAATAACGACTATTTTACAGTAGAAAAATCCGATGATGGAATTCATTATCAGTTACTGACTACGGTTCAGGGCTCAGGCAACAGTTTTAAGCCAAAAAAATACAGCATTTACGATACGGAACCATATCATGGCATGAACTACTACCGACTGTCCCAAACCGATTATGATGGAAAAACAGAGGTGCTTGACCACCTTGCGGTAAATAAAGACCCGGAAGGATTATCCATTTCATCTCTCTACCCTAATCCAGCCAACGATCTTGCACACGTATCCATTACAACCGAAACCAGTGAGCAGGCGCAGGTCCAGATCATCGACATGACCGGAAGATTGCATTACCAGTCTTTCTACGACCTGAACGAAGGCACCAATGTGATTTATCTTCCCACCAATGAACTGCCTCAAAGCACCTATTTCTTCAGAGTTACCACCAAACGGGGCACGGAGTATATCCGGTTTGAGAAGGTCAACTAA
- a CDS encoding response regulator, with protein MNRDLSILMIEDNPVDQQFFRELFDSTNLRGSALHIASRVSEGLDILKRYHVDVMLLDLSLPDSSHLDGYTEIKKKYPHLPIIIMTGLSDHKTAVRAIQLGAQDYLEKGKYDDYLMEKSIRYAIERQNLLKERERVSQELENSLKMLDSVNSELKVLNEGLEEKVRSRTIDLEKEKEKVEEQNQLIRESLRYARKIQSAILPKGKELAGSLPNSFVFFKPKDIVSGDFYWHASVRNRDILAVADCTGHGVPGAMMSMLGFTQLNLLVEGQRLTDPAGILNKLHQHIRQLLNQAHESVESPDGMDIGLCSIDREEKTIAFAGAMRPMYMFRKGELNIVEGDRYPIAGKHINGVEQFQDKHVPYQEGDMMYLFTDGFADQFGERTGKKFKTKKFRDLLKEIHDKDIVEQKRILEEQFTKWKGSEEQVDDILVIGVRF; from the coding sequence ATGAATAGGGATCTGTCGATATTGATGATTGAGGATAACCCGGTCGATCAGCAATTCTTTCGTGAATTGTTCGATTCTACCAACCTAAGGGGGTCTGCGCTTCATATCGCCAGTAGGGTGAGCGAAGGACTGGATATCTTAAAACGCTACCACGTGGATGTGATGTTGCTGGATTTGTCTCTGCCGGACAGTTCCCATCTGGATGGATATACTGAGATCAAAAAGAAGTACCCGCATCTTCCCATCATCATCATGACAGGTTTGTCAGATCATAAGACCGCAGTGAGGGCCATACAGTTGGGTGCCCAGGATTACCTGGAGAAGGGAAAATATGACGACTACCTCATGGAGAAGTCCATCAGATATGCCATTGAGCGTCAAAACCTGCTGAAGGAGCGGGAAAGGGTGAGTCAGGAATTGGAAAATAGTTTGAAGATGCTCGACTCCGTTAATTCAGAATTGAAGGTACTGAACGAGGGCCTGGAGGAAAAGGTGCGGTCAAGGACAATTGATCTGGAGAAGGAAAAGGAAAAGGTCGAAGAGCAAAATCAACTGATCAGAGAAAGCCTTCGCTATGCACGGAAGATACAAAGTGCGATTCTTCCAAAGGGAAAGGAATTGGCAGGAAGCCTCCCGAATTCATTTGTTTTCTTTAAACCAAAGGATATCGTTAGCGGTGATTTTTACTGGCATGCAAGTGTCAGGAACAGGGATATACTGGCAGTGGCTGATTGCACGGGTCACGGTGTACCGGGCGCTATGATGTCAATGCTGGGCTTCACGCAACTCAATCTGCTGGTGGAAGGGCAGCGTCTGACTGATCCGGCCGGCATCCTGAACAAACTCCATCAGCATATCAGGCAATTATTGAACCAGGCCCATGAGTCGGTAGAGTCTCCTGATGGTATGGATATCGGCTTATGCAGTATCGATCGGGAGGAGAAGACCATAGCCTTTGCAGGAGCTATGCGCCCTATGTACATGTTCCGAAAAGGAGAACTTAACATAGTGGAGGGTGATCGTTACCCGATTGCCGGAAAACACATCAATGGGGTGGAACAATTTCAGGACAAACATGTGCCGTATCAGGAAGGGGATATGATGTATCTCTTTACCGATGGATTTGCAGACCAGTTCGGGGAACGGACGGGTAAAAAATTCAAAACGAAAAAGTTCAGAGATCTTTTAAAGGAAATACATGACAAGGACATCGTCGAGCAGAAACGTATCCTTGAAGAACAATTCACGAAATGGAAAGGAAGCGAGGAACAGGTGGATGATATCCTGGTGATTGGGGTGAGGTTTTGA
- a CDS encoding response regulator codes for MDTENKPHYPIQVLLVEDSPEDIELTQTAMERNYHEFNIHIVTDGIKALQFLRKISGYEGVPTPDLIMLDLNLPKKDGREVLAEIKMDQKLRQIPVVVLTTSTSEQDIQACYNDHANCYVTKPVDLDHFFEVARQIEQFWFQTARLPKNHE; via the coding sequence ATGGACACAGAAAATAAACCTCATTACCCCATACAGGTGTTGCTTGTAGAAGACAGCCCGGAGGACATCGAGCTGACGCAAACCGCCATGGAAAGAAATTACCATGAGTTCAATATTCATATAGTGACAGACGGAATCAAGGCTTTGCAATTTCTGAGAAAGATCTCCGGCTACGAAGGAGTACCCACACCGGATCTGATCATGCTGGATCTGAATCTGCCGAAAAAGGACGGAAGAGAGGTGCTTGCAGAGATCAAGATGGATCAGAAGCTCAGACAGATTCCGGTTGTCGTACTTACCACCTCCACCTCCGAGCAGGATATTCAAGCTTGTTATAATGATCATGCCAATTGTTATGTCACAAAACCTGTTGATCTCGACCACTTCTTTGAGGTGGCCAGACAAATCGAACAGTTCTGGTTCCAGACTGCCCGATTGCCAAAAAATCATGAATAG
- a CDS encoding response regulator: MDKGMMTMDQPHEVSSPEKDLRIDRPKILMVDDRPENLIALERLMKDLDVELFRASSGNEALKLTLRHDFALALLDIQMPEMDGYELAEILRSEEKTARMPFIFISAIYTSNINVFKGYEKGAFSYITKPFDPQVLLNKVQFFVEKYTQEQELKQSHKFLEIRIQERTEALQRSNRELEQFAYVASHDLQEPLRAITSYLQLLQNHIKDTLDEKGERYINVAVDGTKRMKQLIEALLTYSRLSNTNDEDIEQVDVADLVQKVMTDLRIRISECNAHIKVGPLPTVPGINAQLQLLFQNLIGNAIKFRREGVSPVIEVGANEVDGYWQFFVKDNGIGIEEDFFKRIFIIFQRLHTREEYEGTGIGLAMCQKVVTKHGGEIWVESSLGKGTTFHFTLPK, encoded by the coding sequence ATGGATAAAGGAATGATGACCATGGACCAACCGCATGAGGTGTCCAGTCCTGAAAAGGACCTGAGAATTGACAGGCCCAAAATTCTGATGGTTGATGACAGGCCTGAGAACCTGATTGCACTCGAGCGGCTGATGAAGGACCTTGATGTTGAACTGTTCCGCGCAAGCAGCGGGAACGAGGCACTAAAGCTCACGCTGAGACACGACTTTGCGCTTGCCCTGTTGGATATTCAGATGCCTGAGATGGACGGATATGAGTTGGCAGAAATCCTGCGCTCCGAAGAAAAGACGGCCCGGATGCCTTTCATATTCATCTCAGCCATTTATACATCAAACATCAATGTATTTAAAGGCTATGAAAAAGGTGCGTTCAGCTATATCACCAAACCGTTCGATCCTCAGGTTCTGCTCAACAAGGTTCAGTTCTTTGTGGAGAAATATACCCAGGAGCAAGAGTTGAAGCAAAGTCATAAGTTCCTTGAAATCCGCATACAGGAGCGCACCGAAGCCTTGCAACGATCCAATAGGGAATTGGAGCAATTCGCCTATGTGGCATCCCATGACCTTCAGGAGCCATTGCGGGCCATTACAAGTTATTTGCAACTGTTGCAAAACCATATAAAGGATACGCTGGATGAGAAAGGCGAGCGGTACATTAATGTGGCTGTGGATGGAACCAAGAGGATGAAACAGTTGATAGAAGCCCTTCTGACCTATTCAAGACTTTCAAATACCAATGATGAGGATATTGAGCAGGTAGACGTGGCTGATCTGGTTCAGAAGGTGATGACCGATCTCAGGATTCGGATTTCCGAATGCAATGCGCACATTAAAGTCGGTCCGCTTCCAACGGTTCCGGGAATCAACGCCCAACTTCAACTCCTGTTCCAGAACCTTATCGGCAATGCCATCAAATTCCGGCGTGAAGGTGTGAGTCCGGTGATAGAAGTGGGCGCCAATGAGGTGGATGGTTACTGGCAATTCTTTGTCAAGGATAATGGAATTGGGATTGAAGAGGATTTCTTTAAACGCATATTCATCATCTTTCAAAGACTGCATACCAGAGAGGAATATGAGGGGACTGGGATCGGTCTCGCCATGTGCCAGAAAGTCGTGACCAAGCATGGCGGTGAGATATGGGTAGAGTCAAGCCTCGGAAAGGGCACCACGTTTCATTTCACGTTACCTAAATAG
- a CDS encoding response regulator has protein sequence MNFKLDSIGKKISFGYGAMIISLIISVLIIISMAENVDATADRLHTLRAPALNADLELMAGVHQSISQLRGWVMLGKDTNRSGRRKIWDEEIRPPMAVLKGLTEKVKMEEHEAWVNEVNRLEGLLQTLDQYQTEVENVAATNQQAAEDLIESKMVNLNKEITGLIDAMRRKQEKFMNDDQVLTTAQLSNMITVEWSLLAFLSILCIIFSWFITRSIVRPVARAVNVAENIGDGNLDTDISVSGSTELAALGNAMVRMRDALIKKEQETQQYKWLSTGKNELSDVIQGDKDVTTLVNDVIEFIANYTEANIGSVYLKNEQRNDLELAGKYAFSNSDGNGRYGMGEGLIGQVASAKKPIMLHDVDEKSIRVKSTLVDIPPRNVLVSPFLFEDRSLGVIELGKPQAFEEIQLEFVKGSMETLGVAVNTAITKMKIQQLLDEATEKGTQLANAKREIEQQLEGLNDVALVSITDVDGNITYVNDRFVKVSKFPREELIGQNHRMLKSGKQPDGLFVGMWKAITTGRVWSGEIINKAKDGSYYWVDTTIVPILNVNGKIEKFISVRFEITELKEQQAAMQKLNGELQTQQEELQQSNEELEEQAQKLKEQQEELQAANEELEEQTQVVEQKNKDLETARTDIELKAKQLEISSKYKSEFLANMSHELRTPLNSLLILAGDLSANKEKNLTEDQVESAQVISKSGQDLLILINEILDLSKIEAGKMDLNISKVTVHEIAADIRRNFKRQASEKGLDLSVVVEDGVPETIQTDRQRMDQVIKNLISNALKFTEEGSVKITFRKDAGSNLNVMVSDTGIGIPKDKQDVIFEAFQQADGGTARKYGGTGLGLSISRELAKLLGGNISLESDAGKGSTFTLSIPLIISKGDGKPAEEVWVKHEPKQPVSFTDNRYLNVPGIDDQRDQITKDDLCMLIIDDDLGFARVLAKQANEKGFKYLAATTGEDGLALASKFMPHAILLDIDLPGIDGHMVLKELKGNPALRHIPVHIMSVNEKTLDPIRSGALEYLTKPVTKPQLEEAFSRIEDFINRKMKNLLIVEDNNVMRKSIKKLIGNGDVKCVEASTGKQALEILDNQQVDCMVLDIGLPDMTGFELIHMLEERKKEKKVPPIIVYTGKELTREENEELRMSADSIIIKGVKSEERLLDETALFLHRTVNNLPDKKQGMITSLYDKERLFHDKHVLLVDDDMRNIFALSKVLKDQGFIISKAENGIVALEALKEQPHPDIVLMDIMMPEMDGYDCMREIRKNTQFRNLPIIALTAKAMKEDRQKCIDAGANDYISKPVDIERLLSLMRIWIKE, from the coding sequence GCTTCGGTTATGGAGCGATGATCATCTCCCTGATCATTTCTGTATTGATCATCATTTCGATGGCAGAAAATGTAGATGCCACCGCTGACAGGCTTCACACGCTCAGGGCTCCGGCCTTAAATGCCGACCTGGAATTGATGGCAGGCGTACATCAAAGCATTTCCCAGCTTCGTGGATGGGTGATGCTGGGTAAGGATACCAACAGGTCAGGCCGAAGAAAGATATGGGATGAAGAGATCAGGCCGCCAATGGCCGTGTTGAAAGGGCTTACGGAAAAGGTGAAGATGGAGGAGCATGAGGCCTGGGTGAATGAGGTGAACCGACTGGAAGGTTTGTTGCAAACGTTAGACCAGTACCAGACCGAGGTGGAGAACGTTGCCGCAACCAACCAGCAGGCCGCCGAAGATCTTATAGAGAGTAAAATGGTCAATCTCAATAAGGAGATCACCGGTTTGATAGACGCCATGCGCCGGAAGCAGGAGAAATTTATGAATGATGATCAGGTCCTGACAACGGCACAATTGAGTAATATGATCACGGTGGAATGGTCTCTACTTGCATTTCTCTCCATACTCTGTATCATTTTCTCATGGTTCATTACGCGTTCGATTGTGAGGCCCGTGGCCAGAGCAGTGAACGTGGCTGAAAATATTGGTGACGGAAATCTGGACACAGATATATCGGTGAGTGGGTCTACGGAGTTGGCAGCGCTTGGAAATGCGATGGTTCGCATGAGGGACGCGCTGATTAAGAAAGAACAGGAAACCCAACAGTACAAATGGCTGAGTACCGGAAAGAATGAACTCAGCGATGTGATTCAGGGAGATAAGGATGTGACCACCCTGGTGAATGATGTGATCGAATTCATTGCCAATTACACGGAGGCCAATATCGGTTCGGTATACCTTAAAAACGAACAAAGAAATGACCTGGAACTCGCAGGGAAATATGCATTCTCAAATAGCGATGGCAACGGCAGGTATGGAATGGGTGAAGGTCTGATTGGTCAGGTGGCTTCTGCGAAGAAACCCATCATGCTCCATGACGTGGACGAGAAGAGCATCCGGGTGAAATCCACATTGGTGGATATACCACCGCGGAACGTCCTGGTGAGTCCCTTCCTGTTTGAGGACCGCTCACTCGGGGTTATCGAGCTTGGCAAGCCACAGGCATTCGAAGAAATTCAGTTGGAATTTGTGAAGGGGAGCATGGAAACGCTTGGAGTGGCAGTGAATACTGCGATTACCAAAATGAAGATTCAGCAGTTGCTGGATGAAGCTACGGAAAAAGGTACGCAATTGGCCAATGCCAAACGGGAGATTGAGCAGCAACTGGAAGGACTGAATGACGTGGCTCTGGTCTCCATTACCGATGTGGATGGAAATATCACCTATGTCAACGACCGATTTGTGAAAGTGTCCAAGTTCCCCCGCGAAGAATTAATAGGCCAGAATCACCGCATGCTTAAGTCCGGCAAACAACCGGACGGCTTGTTCGTGGGTATGTGGAAAGCCATCACAACGGGTAGGGTATGGAGTGGTGAGATTATCAACAAGGCCAAAGATGGAAGTTACTATTGGGTGGATACGACCATTGTCCCCATTCTAAACGTCAATGGTAAGATCGAAAAATTCATTTCCGTCAGGTTTGAGATCACAGAACTCAAGGAACAGCAGGCCGCCATGCAAAAGCTGAACGGTGAGCTGCAAACCCAGCAGGAGGAATTGCAGCAAAGCAATGAGGAGTTGGAAGAACAGGCCCAGAAACTCAAGGAGCAACAGGAAGAACTGCAGGCCGCCAACGAAGAACTGGAAGAACAAACCCAGGTGGTGGAGCAAAAGAACAAGGACCTGGAAACCGCCAGAACGGATATTGAACTGAAGGCAAAGCAACTGGAAATAAGCAGCAAATACAAAAGTGAATTCCTGGCCAACATGAGCCATGAACTGCGTACGCCTCTGAACAGCTTGTTGATTCTTGCCGGTGACTTATCCGCCAACAAGGAAAAGAACCTGACTGAAGATCAGGTGGAAAGTGCGCAGGTTATTAGCAAAAGCGGACAGGATCTTCTGATTCTGATCAATGAAATACTGGATCTTTCCAAGATCGAGGCTGGTAAGATGGACCTGAATATTTCAAAGGTGACGGTACATGAAATAGCTGCTGACATTCGGAGGAATTTCAAGAGACAGGCATCTGAGAAGGGTTTGGATTTGAGTGTGGTTGTAGAAGATGGCGTTCCTGAAACCATTCAAACCGACCGTCAGAGAATGGATCAGGTGATCAAGAATCTGATATCAAATGCCTTGAAGTTTACGGAAGAAGGAAGTGTGAAAATAACCTTCCGGAAAGATGCAGGAAGTAATCTGAATGTCATGGTTTCCGATACAGGAATAGGGATTCCCAAGGACAAGCAGGATGTGATCTTTGAAGCTTTCCAACAGGCCGATGGTGGGACGGCACGTAAATATGGCGGTACCGGCCTGGGGCTGTCCATCTCCCGTGAGTTGGCCAAACTACTCGGAGGAAATATCAGCCTTGAAAGTGATGCCGGAAAAGGTTCCACTTTTACCTTGTCAATACCACTAATAATAAGCAAAGGGGACGGTAAACCGGCGGAGGAAGTGTGGGTGAAACATGAACCTAAACAGCCGGTGTCATTTACGGATAATCGCTATCTGAATGTCCCGGGAATTGATGATCAAAGGGATCAGATAACGAAGGATGATCTATGTATGCTCATCATTGATGATGATCTTGGCTTTGCACGGGTCCTGGCCAAACAGGCAAATGAAAAAGGATTCAAATACCTGGCGGCGACCACGGGTGAAGACGGACTTGCGCTGGCTTCCAAATTTATGCCCCATGCGATTTTGCTGGATATTGATCTGCCGGGCATCGACGGACATATGGTGTTGAAGGAGTTAAAGGGAAATCCGGCACTACGTCACATTCCGGTGCACATCATGTCTGTGAATGAAAAAACCCTGGATCCTATTCGTTCCGGAGCACTTGAATACCTGACCAAGCCTGTGACCAAACCGCAGCTGGAAGAAGCATTCTCCAGGATAGAGGACTTTATCAATCGTAAAATGAAGAACCTCCTCATTGTGGAGGATAACAACGTGATGAGAAAGTCGATTAAAAAACTGATAGGTAACGGCGACGTGAAATGTGTTGAAGCGTCAACCGGAAAACAGGCACTGGAGATTCTCGATAACCAGCAGGTGGATTGTATGGTGCTGGATATCGGATTGCCGGATATGACGGGCTTTGAATTGATACACATGCTGGAGGAAAGAAAAAAGGAGAAGAAGGTCCCGCCCATTATTGTGTATACCGGAAAAGAGCTCACCAGGGAAGAGAATGAAGAACTCAGAATGTCAGCGGATTCCATCATCATCAAAGGCGTGAAAAGCGAAGAACGTTTGTTGGATGAGACCGCCCTGTTCCTGCATCGTACGGTGAACAACCTCCCGGATAAAAAGCAGGGAATGATCACCAGTTTATATGACAAGGAACGACTCTTTCACGATAAACATGTGCTTCTGGTTGATGACGACATGCGCAACATTTTCGCACTGTCCAAGGTGCTCAAGGACCAGGGCTTCATTATTTCAAAGGCTGAGAATGGTATAGTGGCCCTCGAAGCACTCAAGGAACAACCGCACCCGGATATCGTCCTGATGGATATCATGATGCCGGAAATGGATGGATACGACTGCATGCGTGAGATCAGAAAAAATACGCAGTTCCGTAATCTTCCCATTATCGCTCTTACAGCAAAAGCCATGAAAGAAGACAGGCAGAAGTGCATAGATGCCGGCGCCAACGACTATATATCAAAACCAGTGGATATTGAACGCTTACTTTCACTTATGAGAATATGGATAAAGGAATGA